GGTGTTTTATCCGCGGCCTTCTCCGACGCGTTCGCCGCCGATGCCGACGCCGGTGCCGATCCACCCGCGCCACCTTCCGCCTTGCGCTGCACGACGCGCACCGGCGCGCCATCCACGATCGAGTCCTGCGGATTCAGAATCACCCGCTCATCGCCATGCAATCCCGACGCCACCGCCACGCGCGTCCCGAAGTCCGTACCCAGCGACACCGGCAGCAGCTTCACCTTCTGCTGCGCATCCACCGTGGCGACCTTCACGCCGTCCGGCCGGAACAGAAACGCATTGCCCGGCAACGTGAACGGCGCGGCGCCCGTGCCCAACGCGAAATGCACCTGCGCGTACGCGCCCGGCAACAAGTCGCCGTTGCGATTGTCGACGCCCACTTCGACGAGCATGGTGCGCTGTTGCGGATCGACGGCGCCGGCGGTGCGCGCGACCGTGCCGGGATAGTGTTTCGACGGCGCCTCGGTCAGCGTGAGAAACGCGCTTTGTTGCGCGCGCACCTGTTGCGCGTAGGCCTGCGGCACGTTCACGTAGACCCGCAAGCGGTCCGCCTGCGCGACATGAAACAGCTCCTTCGCGGGGCCGCCCGCGCTGCCCGCATCGATCAGCGCGCCGACGTCCACGTTGCGCGCGGTCACGATACCGTCGAACGGCGCATAGACCTTCTGGAACGACTGCGTCTTCTCCAGACGCGCGACGTTAAAGCGCGCGGCATCCAGCGTGCCTTTCTTGGCGAGCATGTCGCCGACTTTCTCGTCGGTTTCCTGCTTCGACACCGACTTGCTCTTCAGCATGTCGGTCCAGCGGTCGGCGGTGCTTTTCGCGAGCGCGTAGTTGGCCTCGGCGTTGGCGAGATCGGCGCGCGCGGCGCGCAGTTGATCGTCCACCTCAGGCGTGTCGATCTCGGCGAGCAACTGGCCGCGCTTCACTTGCGCGCCGATATCCGCATACCACTTCTTCAGGTAGCCGTTGGTGCGTGCATAGATCGGCGTGTCGAGAAAGGCCTGCACGTTGCCCGGCAAGACGAGATCGAGACCGGCGGTCGACTTCTGCGGACGCACCACTTCCACGCTCGTCTGACTCGCGTGCTCCGCGTCGCGTTCGAGCGCCGCGTGCGCATCGTGGCGCGACCAGATGCCCTGCGCGGCGAGCGCGATGACGGCGAGGGTCACCGCCGTCGTGATCCAGCGCGCGCGTTTGCGCTTGCCCGGATCGTGCGCGTGGTCTGAACCGTCTGGACGGTGAGCTTCCATCAAACTTCCCCTGTGAAGATGCGTGGGCGGTCGACGCCGCCTTGTGACTGGCCTGTGCGATTCGCGCCGTTCATCATGGTTTCTGCACCACGTGTTCGGCCGAGCGCAGACGCCGTGCCGCGAGCCGCCGGTAGATCATCGAGAACACCACCGGCACGAAGATCAGCGTGGCCAGCGTGCCGATCGTCAGACCGCCGATCACCGCGCGGCCGAGCGGCGCGTTCTGCTCGCCGCCTTCGCCGAGGCCGATCGCCATCGGCACCATGCCGATCACCATCGCGAGCGCGGTCATCAGCACCGGACGGAAGCGCGTGAAGCCCGCCTCGATCGCCGCGCGCGTCGCGTCGCCGTGTTCGAGCAGACGCTCGCGCGCGAAGCTGATCACGAGAATCGAGTTGGCGGTGGCGATGCCGATACACATGATCGCGCCGGTCAGCGCGGGAATCGACAGCGT
The sequence above is a segment of the Paraburkholderia sp. D15 genome. Coding sequences within it:
- a CDS encoding efflux RND transporter periplasmic adaptor subunit, yielding MEAHRPDGSDHAHDPGKRKRARWITTAVTLAVIALAAQGIWSRHDAHAALERDAEHASQTSVEVVRPQKSTAGLDLVLPGNVQAFLDTPIYARTNGYLKKWYADIGAQVKRGQLLAEIDTPEVDDQLRAARADLANAEANYALAKSTADRWTDMLKSKSVSKQETDEKVGDMLAKKGTLDAARFNVARLEKTQSFQKVYAPFDGIVTARNVDVGALIDAGSAGGPAKELFHVAQADRLRVYVNVPQAYAQQVRAQQSAFLTLTEAPSKHYPGTVARTAGAVDPQQRTMLVEVGVDNRNGDLLPGAYAQVHFALGTGAAPFTLPGNAFLFRPDGVKVATVDAQQKVKLLPVSLGTDFGTRVAVASGLHGDERVILNPQDSIVDGAPVRVVQRKAEGGAGGSAPASASAANASEKAADKTPAAPRPASAS